A single region of the Bacillus cereus genome encodes:
- a CDS encoding TerC family protein: MESIWLEYAWALLILIGLEGLLSADNALVLAVIAKHLPEEEKKKAINYGIIMAFVFRFAALFAISFIANVWQIQAIGAAYLLYLGLKHVIQAQFGKDNQNIHEEDEKEAAGKSYWFTVGKIALADLAFAIDSILAAVALALGLPDSPLDDFGGMDGGQFIVVLLGGIAGLILIKFAATWFVQLLEKRPALETTAYAIVAWVGVKLAVITLAHEDIGILDHDFPHSTTWTLIFYGVLVAIALIGWFAPGNNSAKNNPER, from the coding sequence ATGGAGTCAATATGGCTAGAGTACGCTTGGGCATTATTAATTCTAATTGGATTAGAAGGCTTGTTATCGGCTGACAATGCTCTTGTCCTAGCGGTTATTGCGAAACATTTACCTGAAGAAGAGAAAAAAAAAGCTATAAATTACGGAATCATTATGGCCTTTGTTTTTCGATTTGCAGCCCTATTTGCGATTTCATTTATTGCAAATGTTTGGCAAATACAAGCAATAGGCGCCGCCTATCTTCTTTATTTAGGATTGAAGCATGTCATTCAGGCGCAATTTGGAAAAGACAATCAAAATATTCATGAGGAAGATGAAAAGGAAGCCGCAGGTAAAAGCTACTGGTTCACAGTAGGTAAAATTGCATTAGCTGACCTTGCTTTCGCGATTGATTCAATATTAGCCGCAGTTGCTCTTGCTTTGGGGCTTCCGGATTCACCGCTTGACGATTTCGGAGGTATGGATGGAGGACAGTTCATTGTTGTACTTCTTGGTGGGATTGCTGGACTTATTTTAATTAAATTTGCGGCAACTTGGTTTGTACAATTACTTGAGAAACGGCCAGCATTGGAAACAACAGCATATGCGATTGTTGCTTGGGTTGGTGTCAAATTAGCTGTAATTACACTGGCCCATGAGGATATTGGTATTTTAGACCATGATTTTCCGCACAGTACAACGTGGACTTTAATCTTCTATGGAGTATTAGTTGCTATCGCACTAATTGGTTGGTTTGCACCGGGAAATAATTCAGCCAAAAATAATCCTGAAAGGTAA
- the fdhF gene encoding formate dehydrogenase subunit alpha, protein MNDSMVHITIDGKEYSAEPGSTILGIINENEIEHPQICYVPEVDPIQTCDTCIVEVNGKLVRSCSTVVTDGMNIELSSISAKAAQHEAMDRLLENHLLYCTVCDNNNGNCKLHNTAELMEIEHQKYPYEPKVDAGEVDMSHPFYRYDPNQCIACGQCVEVCQNLQVNETLSIDWEAERPRVIWDEGVDINDSSCVSCGQCVTICPCNALMEKSMLGEAGFMTGLKPDIMGPMVDLIKEVEPGYSGIFAVSEVEAAMRDTRTKKTKTVCTFCGVGCSFEVWTKGRKILKVQPTSEAPVNAISTCVKGKFGWDFVNSEKRLTKPLIRKNGVFIESTWEEALDVVANKMGSIKEEHGKGSIGFISSSKITNEDNYVIQKLARQVFETNNIDNCSRYCQSPATDGLFRTIGMGGDAGTIKDIAQSGLVIIVGCNPTEGHPVLATRVKRAHKLHGQKLIVADLRKTEMAERSDIFISPKQGTDQVWLMAVTKYMIDQGWHDQQFIDENVNFFDDFKDSLAEYTLEYAEEITGISKETLVTMAEMIRDADGTCILWGMGVTQNTGGSDTSAAISNLLLATGNYRRPGAGAYPLRGHNNVQGACDMGTLPGWLPGYQHVTDDIERTKFEIAYGVKIDNKPGLNNIEMLHTIEEGKMKAMYLVGEDMALVDSNANHVHEVLSSLEFFVVQDVFLSKTAQYADVVLPAAPSLEKEGTFTNTERRVQRLYQVLPTLDDAKPDWWIVQQIANKLGANWNYNHPSEIFAEMASLSPLFAHANYEVLEGWNSFHWGSFDGTNTPLLFKDGFNFPDKKARFAIADWVRPAEFPAEYNLHINNGRMLEHFHEGNMTNKSNGIQSKVPGVFVEISSELAKERGVKTGSLVRLVSPFGALKLRALVTDRVKANELYLPMNSTDNETAINFLTGPAVDQRTNTPAYKQTKVLMEVLEVEGENPMSKTNPRNKKRHPQKGIEVNRKWARPGYVHLTDK, encoded by the coding sequence ATGAACGACAGCATGGTTCATATTACAATTGACGGCAAAGAATATAGTGCTGAGCCTGGTTCAACTATACTGGGCATTATTAATGAGAACGAAATTGAACATCCACAAATTTGTTACGTGCCAGAAGTGGATCCTATTCAAACGTGTGATACTTGTATTGTAGAAGTGAATGGAAAGTTAGTACGATCGTGTTCTACAGTAGTGACGGACGGTATGAATATCGAATTATCTTCTATTAGTGCGAAGGCAGCGCAACATGAGGCGATGGACCGTTTATTGGAAAATCATTTGCTTTACTGTACAGTATGTGACAACAATAACGGGAATTGTAAATTGCATAATACGGCCGAATTAATGGAAATTGAGCATCAAAAATATCCTTACGAACCAAAAGTTGATGCAGGCGAAGTTGATATGTCCCATCCATTTTACCGCTATGACCCGAATCAATGTATCGCGTGTGGTCAATGCGTAGAGGTGTGTCAAAACTTACAAGTAAATGAAACGTTATCTATTGATTGGGAGGCAGAGCGCCCGCGTGTCATTTGGGACGAAGGAGTAGATATTAATGATTCTTCATGTGTAAGCTGCGGTCAATGTGTAACAATTTGTCCTTGTAATGCATTAATGGAGAAATCGATGCTCGGTGAAGCTGGATTTATGACAGGGTTAAAACCTGACATTATGGGGCCTATGGTTGATCTTATTAAAGAGGTTGAACCTGGATATAGTGGTATTTTCGCTGTGTCAGAAGTAGAAGCTGCGATGCGCGACACTCGTACGAAGAAGACGAAAACAGTATGCACGTTTTGTGGTGTAGGTTGTTCATTTGAAGTATGGACGAAAGGGCGCAAAATTTTAAAGGTGCAACCAACTTCTGAGGCGCCAGTTAATGCAATTTCTACTTGTGTAAAAGGAAAATTCGGTTGGGATTTCGTTAATTCTGAAAAACGACTTACGAAACCTTTAATCCGTAAAAATGGAGTGTTCATTGAATCAACTTGGGAAGAAGCGCTTGATGTAGTGGCGAATAAAATGGGCTCTATTAAAGAAGAGCACGGTAAAGGTTCTATCGGCTTTATTTCTTCTTCTAAAATTACGAATGAAGATAATTATGTTATTCAAAAATTAGCGCGTCAAGTGTTTGAAACGAATAACATTGATAACTGCTCACGCTATTGTCAATCGCCAGCGACAGATGGATTATTCCGTACAATTGGTATGGGCGGAGATGCAGGAACGATTAAAGATATTGCGCAATCGGGTCTTGTTATTATCGTCGGTTGTAATCCAACAGAAGGTCACCCAGTATTAGCGACTCGTGTGAAACGTGCGCATAAGCTTCACGGTCAAAAACTAATTGTTGCAGATCTTCGTAAAACTGAAATGGCAGAGCGTTCAGATATCTTTATTAGTCCAAAGCAAGGAACAGACCAAGTATGGTTAATGGCTGTTACGAAATATATGATTGATCAAGGTTGGCATGATCAGCAGTTCATCGATGAGAATGTAAACTTCTTTGATGATTTCAAAGATAGTCTCGCGGAATATACGCTTGAATATGCAGAAGAGATTACAGGCATTTCAAAAGAAACGCTCGTTACAATGGCAGAAATGATTCGTGATGCAGATGGTACGTGTATTCTTTGGGGAATGGGTGTAACGCAAAATACTGGTGGTTCAGATACTTCTGCTGCGATTTCAAACTTACTTCTTGCAACAGGAAATTATCGTCGCCCAGGTGCTGGTGCATATCCACTTCGTGGTCATAACAACGTACAAGGTGCTTGTGATATGGGAACCCTCCCAGGTTGGCTTCCGGGATATCAGCACGTTACTGACGACATAGAACGTACGAAATTTGAAATAGCTTACGGAGTAAAAATTGATAACAAACCAGGTCTGAATAACATTGAAATGCTTCATACAATTGAAGAAGGAAAAATGAAAGCAATGTATCTTGTTGGGGAAGATATGGCTCTTGTAGACTCGAACGCAAATCATGTGCATGAAGTGTTATCAAGTCTTGAATTCTTTGTCGTTCAAGATGTGTTCCTTTCTAAAACGGCTCAATACGCTGATGTTGTATTACCGGCAGCACCATCTCTTGAAAAAGAAGGTACGTTTACAAATACTGAGCGTCGTGTACAAAGATTATATCAAGTATTGCCGACGTTAGATGATGCGAAACCAGACTGGTGGATTGTACAGCAGATTGCCAATAAATTAGGTGCAAACTGGAATTATAATCACCCAAGTGAAATCTTTGCTGAAATGGCAAGTTTATCACCATTATTTGCACATGCAAACTATGAAGTGCTTGAAGGGTGGAACAGTTTCCATTGGGGAAGTTTTGATGGAACGAATACGCCGCTTCTTTTCAAAGATGGATTTAACTTCCCAGACAAAAAAGCTCGTTTTGCAATTGCTGATTGGGTACGTCCTGCTGAATTCCCAGCAGAATACAATCTCCATATTAATAATGGTCGTATGCTGGAACATTTCCATGAAGGTAATATGACGAATAAATCAAATGGTATTCAATCGAAAGTTCCGGGTGTTTTCGTTGAAATCTCTTCAGAACTTGCAAAAGAACGCGGAGTGAAAACAGGTTCATTAGTACGCCTTGTATCTCCTTTTGGAGCACTTAAATTACGTGCACTTGTAACGGATCGTGTAAAAGCGAATGAGCTGTATTTACCGATGAACTCGACAGATAACGAAACAGCGATTAATTTCTTAACAGGTCCCGCTGTCGATCAACGTACGAATACGCCTGCATATAAACAAACGAAAGTAC